In one window of Escherichia coli DSM 30083 = JCM 1649 = ATCC 11775 DNA:
- the hypB gene encoding hydrogenase nickel incorporation protein HypB, which translates to MCTTCGCGEGNLYIEGDEHNPHSAFRSAPFAPAARPKMKITGIKAPEFTPSQTEEGDLHYGHGEAGTHAPGMSQRRMLEVEIDVLDKNNRLAERNRAHFAARKQLVLNLVSSPGSGKTTLLTETLMRLKDSVPCAVIEGDQQTVNDAARIRATGTPAIQVNTGKGCHLDAQMIADAAPRLPLDDNGILFIENVGNLVCPASFDLGEKHKVAVLSVTEGEDKPLKYPHMFAAASLMLLNKVDLLPYLNFDVEKCIACAREVNPEIEIILISATSGEGMDQWLNWLETQRCA; encoded by the coding sequence ATGTGTACAACATGCGGTTGCGGTGAAGGCAACCTGTATATCGAGGGTGATGAACATAACCCTCATTCCGCGTTTCGTAGCGCGCCATTTGCCCCGGCGGCACGCCCGAAGATGAAAATCACCGGCATTAAAGCGCCTGAATTTACCCCCAGCCAGACTGAAGAAGGCGACCTGCATTACGGTCATGGCGAAGCGGGCACTCACGCGCCGGGCATGAGCCAGCGTCGGATGCTGGAAGTCGAAATTGACGTGCTGGACAAAAATAACCGTCTGGCTGAACGCAACCGCGCGCACTTTGCTGCCCGCAAGCAACTGGTGCTCAACCTGGTTTCCAGCCCTGGTTCCGGTAAAACCACCCTGCTGACGGAAACCTTAATGCGCCTGAAAGACAGCGTTCCGTGCGCAGTTATTGAAGGCGACCAGCAAACCGTGAACGATGCCGCGCGCATTCGTGCTACCGGCACGCCAGCGATTCAGGTGAACACCGGTAAAGGCTGCCATCTTGACGCACAGATGATTGCCGACGCCGCGCCGCGCCTGCCACTGGACGATAACGGTATTCTGTTTATCGAAAACGTCGGCAACCTCGTGTGCCCGGCCAGCTTCGATCTCGGTGAAAAACACAAAGTGGCGGTGCTTTCCGTTACCGAAGGTGAAGACAAACCGCTGAAATATCCGCATATGTTTGCCGCCGCCTCGCTGATGCTGCTCAACAAAGTTGACCTGCTGCCGTATCTCAACTTTGACGTTGAGAAGTGCATCGCCTGCGCCCGTGAAGTCAATCCAGAAATTGAAATCATCCTTATTTCCGCCACCAGCGGCGAAGGGATGGACCAGTGGCTGAACTGGCTGGAGACACAGCGATGTGCATAG
- the hypA gene encoding hydrogenase maturation nickel metallochaperone HypA has translation MHEITLCQRALELIEQQAAKHGAKRVTGVWLKIGAFSCVETSSLAFCFDLVCRGSVAEGCKLHLEEQEAECWCETCQQYVTLLTQRVRRCPQCHGDMLQIVADDGLQIRRIEIDQE, from the coding sequence ATGCACGAAATAACCCTCTGCCAACGGGCACTGGAATTGATCGAACAGCAGGCCGCAAAACACGGCGCAAAACGCGTAACTGGGGTCTGGCTCAAAATTGGCGCATTTTCTTGTGTCGAAACCAGCTCTCTTGCCTTTTGTTTTGATCTGGTTTGCCGCGGCAGCGTGGCGGAAGGTTGTAAACTGCACCTCGAAGAACAAGAGGCCGAATGCTGGTGTGAAACATGCCAACAGTATGTGACGCTACTGACCCAGCGCGTCCGCCGCTGTCCACAGTGTCATGGTGACATGCTACAGATTGTGGCAGACGACGGTTTACAGATTCGGCGGATAGAAATAGACCAGGAGTGA
- the hycD gene encoding formate hydrogenlyase subunit HycD, with amino-acid sequence MSVLYPLIQALVLFAVAPLLSGITRVARARLHNRRGPGVLQEYRDIIKLLGRQSVGPDASGWVFRLTPYVMVGVMLTIATALPVVTVGSPLPPLGDLITLLYLFSIARFFFAISGLDTGSPFTAIGASREAMLGVLVEPMLLLGLWVAAQAAGSTNISNITDTVYHWPLSQSIPLVLALCACAFATFIEMGKLPFDLAEAEQELQEGPLSEYSGSGFGVMKWGISLKQLVVLQMFVGVFIPWGQMETFTVGGLLLALVIAIVKLVVGVLVIALFENSMARLRLDITPRITWAGFGFAFLAFVSLLAA; translated from the coding sequence ATGAGTGTTTTATATCCGTTAATTCAGGCGCTGGTGCTATTTGCCGTTGCGCCGCTGCTCTCCGGTATTACCCGCGTAGCGCGCGCCCGTCTGCATAACCGTCGTGGGCCGGGTGTGTTGCAGGAGTATCGCGACATTATCAAACTGCTGGGCCGCCAGAGCGTTGGCCCGGATGCCTCCGGCTGGGTGTTCCGCCTGACGCCGTATGTGATGGTGGGCGTCATGCTGACTATCGCCACTGCGCTGCCGGTGGTGACCGTCGGCTCTCCGCTGCCGCCACTGGGCGATTTGATCACCTTACTGTATCTCTTCTCCATCGCGCGTTTCTTCTTTGCCATTTCTGGTCTGGATACTGGTAGCCCGTTTACCGCTATCGGCGCGAGCCGTGAAGCGATGCTTGGCGTGTTGGTTGAACCGATGCTGCTGCTTGGTCTGTGGGTCGCCGCACAGGCTGCCGGTTCCACCAACATCAGCAACATCACCGACACCGTTTATCACTGGCCACTGAGCCAGAGCATCCCGCTGGTGCTGGCGCTTTGTGCCTGTGCGTTCGCCACTTTTATCGAAATGGGCAAACTGCCGTTCGACCTGGCGGAAGCCGAGCAGGAGTTGCAGGAAGGTCCGCTCTCTGAGTATAGCGGCAGCGGCTTTGGCGTCATGAAATGGGGCATCAGCCTGAAACAGCTGGTGGTGTTGCAGATGTTCGTCGGGGTGTTTATTCCGTGGGGACAAATGGAAACCTTCACCGTCGGTGGGCTGCTGCTGGCGCTGGTGATTGCCATCGTCAAACTGGTGGTCGGCGTACTGGTTATCGCGCTGTTCGAAAACAGCATGGCCCGTTTGCGTCTTGATATTACTCCACGCATTACCTGGGCTGGTTTTGGCTTTGCATTTTTAGCGTTCGTCTCCTTGCTGGCGGCGTGA
- the hypC gene encoding hydrogenase 3 maturation protein HypC: MCIGVPGQIRTIDGNQAKVDVCGIQRDVDLTLVGSCDENGQPRVGQWVLVHVGFAMSVINEAEARDTLDALQNMFDVEPDVGALLYGEEK; encoded by the coding sequence ATGTGCATAGGCGTTCCCGGCCAGATCCGCACTATTGACGGCAACCAGGCGAAAGTCGACGTCTGCGGCATTCAGCGCGATGTCGATTTAACGTTAGTCGGCAGCTGCGATGAAAACGGTCAGCCACGCGTGGGCCAGTGGGTACTGGTTCACGTTGGCTTTGCCATGAGCGTAATTAATGAAGCCGAAGCACGCGACACTCTCGACGCCTTACAAAACATGTTTGACGTTGAGCCAGATGTCGGCGCGCTGTTGTATGGCGAGGAAAAATAA
- the hycB gene encoding formate hydrogenlyase subunit HycB, with translation MNRFVIADSTLCIGCHTCEATCSETHRQHGLQSMPRLRVMLNEKESAPQLCHHCEDAPCATVCPVNAITRVDGAVQLNESLCVSCKLCGIACPFGAIEFSGSRPLDIPANANTPKAPPAPPAPARVSTLLDWVPGIRAIAVKCDLCSFDEQGPACVRMCPTKALHLVDNTDIARVSKRKRELTFNTDFGDLTLFQQAQSGEAK, from the coding sequence GTGAATCGTTTTGTAATTGCTGACTCCACGCTCTGTATCGGCTGCCACACTTGTGAGGCTACCTGTTCAGAGACGCATCGCCAGCACGGCCTGCAATCAATGCCGCGCCTGAGAGTGATGCTAAATGAAAAAGAATCTGCGCCGCAGCTCTGTCACCACTGTGAAGATGCACCCTGCGCAACGGTCTGCCCGGTTAACGCCATCACTCGTGTTGATGGTGCCGTGCAGCTGAATGAAAGCTTGTGCGTAAGCTGCAAACTGTGTGGCATCGCCTGCCCGTTTGGCGCAATTGAATTTTCCGGCAGCCGTCCGCTGGATATTCCGGCAAACGCCAATACCCCGAAAGCGCCACCGGCACCGCCTGCTCCGGCGCGTGTCAGCACATTGCTTGACTGGGTGCCAGGTATTCGCGCGATCGCCGTCAAATGTGACCTTTGTAGCTTTGATGAACAAGGTCCGGCCTGCGTGCGGATGTGCCCGACTAAAGCCCTGCATCTGGTGGATAACACCGATATCGCCCGCGTCAGCAAACGTAAGCGTGAGCTGACTTTTAACACGGACTTTGGCGATCTCACCTTGTTTCAGCAGGCTCAAAGTGGAGAGGCTAAATGA
- the hycC gene encoding formate hydrogenlyase subunit 3, whose amino-acid sequence MSAISLINSGVAWFVAVAVLAFLFSFQKALSGWIAGIGGAVGSLYTAAAGFTVLTGTVGVSGALSLVSYDVQISPLNAIWLITLGLCGLFVSLYNIDWHRHAQVKCNGLQINMLMAAAVCAVIASNLGMFVVMAEIMALCAVFLTSNSKEGKLWFALGRLGTLLLAIACWLLWQRYGTLDLRLLDMRMQQLPLGSDIWLLGVIGFGLLAGIIPLHGWVPQAHANASAPAAALFSTVVMKIGLLGILTLSLLGGNAPLWWGIALLVLGMITAFVGGLYALMEHNIQRLLAYHTLENIGIILLGLGAGVTGIALEQPALIALGLVGGLYHLLNHSLFKSVLFLGAGSVWFRTGHRDIEKLGGIGKKMPVISIAMLVGLMAMAALPPLNGFAGEWVIYQSFFKLSNSGAFVARLLGPLLAVGLAITGALAVMCMAKVYGVTFLGAPRTKEAENATCAPLLMSVSVVALAICCVIGGVAAPWLLPMLSAAVPLPLEPANTTVSQPMITLLLIACPLLPFIIMAICKGDRLPSRSRGAAWVCGYDHEKSMVITAHGFAMPVKQAFAPVLKLRKWLNPVSLVPGWQCEGSALLFRRMALVELAVLVVIIVSRGA is encoded by the coding sequence ATGAGCGCAATTTCCCTGATCAATAGCGGCGTGGCGTGGTTTGTCGCCGTCGCTGTTCTGGCATTTCTCTTTTCTTTTCAAAAAGCGCTAAGTGGCTGGATAGCCGGAATTGGCGGCGCGGTGGGTAGCCTGTATACGGCAGCCGCGGGCTTCACTGTGCTGACTGGCACGGTTGGCGTGAGCGGTGCGCTGTCGCTGGTAAGCTACGATGTGCAAATCTCTCCGCTTAACGCGATTTGGCTGATTACACTCGGCCTATGCGGTCTGTTTGTCAGCCTCTACAACATTGACTGGCATCGCCACGCGCAGGTGAAATGCAACGGCTTGCAGATCAATATGTTGATGGCTGCCGCCGTCTGTGCCGTCATCGCCAGCAACCTCGGCATGTTCGTGGTAATGGCCGAAATCATGGCCCTGTGTGCGGTGTTCCTCACCAGCAACAGCAAAGAGGGCAAACTGTGGTTTGCGCTGGGGCGTCTTGGCACTCTGCTGCTGGCGATTGCCTGCTGGCTGCTGTGGCAGCGTTACGGCACGCTGGATCTGCGCCTGCTGGATATGCGTATGCAACAGCTGCCGCTCGGTTCCGATATCTGGCTGCTCGGTGTGATTGGCTTTGGCCTGCTGGCCGGGATTATTCCGCTGCACGGCTGGGTGCCACAGGCACATGCCAACGCCTCTGCGCCAGCTGCCGCGCTGTTTTCCACGGTAGTCATGAAAATTGGCCTGCTGGGCATTTTAACTCTGTCACTACTGGGCGGTAATGCACCGCTGTGGTGGGGGATCGCGCTGCTGGTGCTCGGTATGATCACCGCATTCGTCGGCGGTCTGTATGCGTTGATGGAACATAATATCCAACGTCTGCTGGCTTACCACACCCTGGAGAATATCGGCATTATCCTGCTGGGGCTGGGCGCTGGCGTAACGGGTATCGCGCTCGAACAACCGGCGCTGATTGCCCTTGGTCTGGTTGGTGGTCTGTACCATCTGCTTAACCATAGCCTGTTCAAGAGCGTACTGTTCCTTGGTGCGGGGAGCGTCTGGTTCCGTACCGGTCATCGCGATATCGAAAAACTCGGTGGTATTGGCAAGAAAATGCCGGTTATCTCCATCGCCATGTTAGTCGGGCTGATGGCAATGGCTGCGCTGCCGCCGCTGAACGGTTTTGCCGGGGAATGGGTTATCTATCAATCCTTCTTCAAACTGAGCAATAGTGGCGCGTTTGTTGCCCGTCTTCTCGGGCCGCTGCTCGCCGTGGGGCTGGCAATTACCGGTGCGCTGGCGGTGATGTGTATGGCGAAAGTTTATGGCGTTACTTTCCTCGGCGCGCCGCGTACCAAAGAGGCCGAAAACGCCACCTGTGCGCCGCTCCTGATGAGCGTAAGCGTAGTGGCACTGGCGATTTGCTGCGTAATTGGCGGTGTTGCTGCGCCGTGGCTACTGCCGATGCTCTCTGCTGCTGTACCTCTGCCGCTGGAGCCTGCTAACACCACCGTTTCTCAACCAATGATCACGTTGCTGCTGATTGCCTGCCCGCTGCTGCCATTCATCATTATGGCGATTTGCAAAGGCGATCGTTTGCCGTCGCGTTCCCGCGGTGCGGCCTGGGTGTGCGGCTACGATCATGAAAAATCAATGGTGATTACCGCTCACGGTTTTGCCATGCCGGTGAAACAGGCGTTTGCGCCGGTGCTGAAACTACGCAAATGGCTGAATCCGGTGTCTCTGGTGCCGGGCTGGCAGTGCGAGGGGAGTGCGTTGCTGTTCCGCCGGATGGCGCTGGTTGAACTGGCGGTGCTGGTGGTGATTATTGTTTCACGAGGAGCCTGA
- the hycA gene encoding formate hydrogenlyase regulator HycA, translated as MTIWEISEKADYIAQRHRRLQDQWHIYCNSLVQGITLSKARLHHAMSCAPDKELCFVLFEHFRIYVTLADGFNSHTIEYYVETKEGEDKQRIAQAQLSIDGMIDGKVNIRDREQVLEHYLEKIAGVYDSLYTAIENNVPVNLSQLVKGQSPAA; from the coding sequence ATGACTATTTGGGAAATAAGCGAGAAAGCCGATTACATCGCACAGCGGCATCGTCGCCTACAGGACCAGTGGCACATCTACTGCAATTCGCTGGTTCAGGGGATCACGTTATCGAAAGCGCGCCTGCATCACGCCATGAGCTGCGCGCCGGACAAAGAACTCTGTTTCGTCCTTTTTGAACATTTTCGCATTTACGTCACCCTGGCGGATGGCTTTAACAGCCACACCATCGAGTATTACGTCGAAACGAAAGAGGGTGAAGACAAACAGCGGATTGCGCAGGCGCAACTGAGCATTGACGGCATGATTGATGGCAAGGTCAACATCCGCGATCGCGAACAGGTTCTGGAACACTATCTCGAAAAAATCGCTGGCGTTTACGACAGCTTATACACCGCCATTGAAAACAATGTGCCGGTGAATTTAAGCCAACTGGTAAAGGGACAAAGCCCGGCAGCATGA
- the hycE gene encoding formate hydrogenlyase subunit HycE has protein sequence MSEEKLGQHYLAALNEAFPGVVLDHAWQTKDQLTVTVKVNYLPEVVEFLYYKQGGWLSVLFGNDERKLNGHYAVYYVLSMEKGTKCWVTVRVEVDANKPEYPSVTPRVPAAVWGEREVRDMYGLIPVGLPDERRLVLPDDWPDELYPLRKDSMDYRQRPAPTTDAETYEFINELGDKKNNVVPIGPLHVTSDEPGHFRLFVDGENIIDADYRLFYVHRGMEKLAETRMGYNEVTFLSDRVCGICGFAHSTAYTTSVENAMGIQVPERAQMIRAILLEVERLHSHLLNLGLACHFTGFDSGFMQFFRVRETSMKMAEILTGARKTYGLNLIGGIRRDLLKDDMIQTRQLAQQMRREVQELVDVLLSTPNMEQRTVGIGRLDPEIARDFSNVGPMVRASGHARDTRADHPFVGYGLLPMEVHSEQGCDVISRLKVRINEVYTALNMIDYGLDNLPGGPLMVEGFTYIPHRFALGFAEAPRGDDIHWSMTGDNQKLYRWRCRAATYANWPTLRYMLRGNTVSDAPLIIGSLDPCYSCTDRMTVVDVRKKKSKVVPYKELERYSIERKNSPLK, from the coding sequence ATGTCTGAAGAAAAATTAGGTCAACATTATCTCGCCGCGCTGAATGAGGCATTTCCGGGCGTCGTGCTGGACCACGCCTGGCAGACCAAAGATCAGCTAACCGTCACCGTGAAGGTGAACTACCTGCCGGAAGTGGTGGAGTTTCTCTACTACAAACAAGGGGGTTGGCTGTCGGTGCTGTTTGGTAACGACGAACGCAAACTGAATGGTCATTACGCCGTTTATTACGTGCTGTCGATGGAGAAGGGCACCAAGTGTTGGGTAACGGTTCGCGTCGAAGTTGACGCCAACAAACCGGAGTATCCTTCCGTGACGCCGCGCGTTCCGGCGGCGGTGTGGGGCGAGCGTGAAGTGCGCGATATGTACGGTTTGATTCCGGTTGGTCTGCCGGATGAACGTCGTCTGGTGCTGCCGGATGACTGGCCGGATGAACTTTATCCTCTGCGTAAAGACAGCATGGATTATCGTCAGCGTCCGGCACCGACTACCGATGCTGAAACCTACGAGTTCATCAACGAACTGGGCGACAAGAAAAACAACGTCGTGCCGATTGGTCCACTGCACGTCACTTCTGACGAACCGGGTCACTTCCGTCTGTTCGTCGATGGTGAAAACATTATCGACGCCGACTACCGCCTGTTCTACGTCCATCGCGGCATGGAAAAACTGGCGGAAACCCGTATGGGTTACAACGAAGTGACCTTCCTCTCTGACCGTGTGTGCGGGATCTGCGGCTTTGCTCACAGCACCGCCTATACCACGTCGGTGGAAAACGCGATGGGTATTCAGGTGCCAGAACGCGCGCAGATGATCCGCGCCATTCTGCTGGAGGTAGAACGCCTGCACTCGCATCTGCTCAATCTCGGCCTGGCCTGTCACTTTACCGGCTTCGACTCCGGCTTTATGCAGTTCTTCCGCGTGCGTGAAACCTCCATGAAAATGGCAGAGATCCTTACCGGTGCACGTAAAACCTACGGCCTGAACCTGATCGGCGGGATTCGTCGCGATCTGCTGAAAGACGACATGATCCAGACCCGCCAGCTGGCACAACAGATGCGTCGTGAAGTGCAGGAGCTGGTGGATGTGCTGCTGAGCACACCGAACATGGAACAACGCACCGTCGGCATTGGTCGTCTGGACCCGGAAATCGCTCGCGACTTCAGTAACGTTGGCCCGATGGTTCGTGCCAGCGGTCACGCCCGTGATACCCGTGCCGATCACCCGTTTGTTGGTTATGGCCTGCTGCCAATGGAAGTCCACAGCGAGCAGGGCTGCGACGTTATTTCCCGTCTGAAAGTGCGTATCAACGAAGTCTATACCGCGCTGAATATGATCGATTACGGTCTGGATAACCTGCCGGGCGGCCCGCTGATGGTGGAAGGCTTTACCTACATTCCGCACCGTTTCGCGCTGGGCTTTGCCGAAGCGCCGCGCGGCGACGATATCCACTGGAGCATGACCGGCGACAACCAGAAGCTGTACCGCTGGCGCTGCCGTGCGGCGACCTACGCGAACTGGCCGACCCTGCGTTATATGCTGCGCGGCAACACCGTTTCCGATGCGCCGCTGATTATCGGTAGCCTGGACCCTTGCTACTCCTGTACCGACCGCATGACCGTGGTCGATGTACGTAAGAAGAAGAGCAAAGTGGTGCCGTACAAAGAACTTGAGCGCTACAGCATTGAGCGTAAAAACTCGCCGCTGAAATAA